One Microcoleus sp. bin38.metabat.b11b12b14.051 DNA segment encodes these proteins:
- the surE gene encoding 5'/3'-nucleotidase SurE — MKLLISNDDGIFAQGIRSLANALAAAGHEVSVVCPDRERSATGHGLTLHQPIRAEIVESIFDPAVKAWACSGTPADCVKLALWALVDKPPDFVLAGVNHGPNLGTDIICSGTVSAAMEGLMEGIPSIAFSLASYTSQEFGPAVDFAVSLLSQLEKQPTPKPMLLNVNIPAVSQAEITGVAIARQGIRRYFDIFQKRTDPRGKTYYWLAGELLEDVEEMPDPSVSHDIPTDVQAIADNKITVTPLQYNLTCTPDLHSLGDWQFQGFPKQ; from the coding sequence ATGAAACTTTTAATTAGCAACGACGACGGCATCTTTGCCCAAGGCATCCGCAGCCTCGCCAACGCTCTCGCCGCTGCTGGCCACGAGGTGAGCGTAGTTTGTCCCGACAGAGAGCGCTCCGCTACCGGACACGGCCTCACCCTGCACCAACCCATCCGTGCGGAAATTGTCGAATCTATTTTTGACCCCGCAGTCAAAGCTTGGGCTTGTTCGGGGACTCCCGCCGACTGCGTAAAATTAGCTTTGTGGGCTTTAGTTGACAAACCGCCGGATTTTGTACTTGCTGGTGTCAACCACGGGCCGAATTTGGGCACGGATATCATCTGTTCGGGGACGGTTTCGGCTGCAATGGAAGGTCTCATGGAAGGCATTCCCAGCATTGCTTTCAGCCTCGCTAGCTATACTTCGCAGGAATTTGGGCCGGCGGTGGATTTCGCTGTGAGCTTGCTGTCGCAGTTGGAAAAACAGCCAACGCCCAAGCCGATGTTGTTGAATGTCAACATACCAGCAGTCTCACAAGCTGAAATTACCGGAGTGGCGATCGCCCGTCAAGGCATTCGCCGCTATTTCGACATATTTCAAAAGCGCACCGATCCGCGCGGCAAAACTTATTATTGGCTAGCTGGGGAATTGTTAGAAGATGTAGAAGAAATGCCCGATCCGTCAGTGTCGCATGATATTCCTACAGATGTACAGGCTATTGCCGACAACAAGATAACCGTTACTCCGCTGCAATACAATCTCACCTGTACTCCAGACTTGCACTCGTTGGGGGATTGGCAATTTCAAGGTTTTCCCAAACAGTGA